A genomic window from Anticarsia gemmatalis isolate Benzon Research Colony breed Stoneville strain chromosome 22, ilAntGemm2 primary, whole genome shotgun sequence includes:
- the LOC142982698 gene encoding myrosinase 1-like, with translation MIYNSALVLSILISGSWCLVTKDLKFPEWFKFGAASAAYQVEGAWNVSDKGENIWDRLLHKRPEVAVGGANGDVACDSYHLWRRDIEMAEELGLDVYRFSISWTRLLPNGFANYISEDGKRYYNNLIDGLLEKGIEPVVTIYHFDLPQIFQDLGGWANPLISDWFADYARVVFTLYADRVKTWITINEPFATCDMGYDLQHGPYISDKKIGKYLCNKYSLISHAKAYRIYDEEFRPKYKGKLSLAQIFIWYDPATPEDAELTDLMLEYWEGRYSYPIFSKEGGWPPNIEKYLADKAKKEGYPYPRLPPFTAEEIELVRGTHDYYALNHYSSRLIRKARPGEKIGVYPYFGAEELGVQIENDPSFEIAGLDC, from the exons ATGATTTATAATAGTGCTCTTGTGTTAAG CATACTCATCAGTGGATCATGGTGCTTGGTAACAAAAGACTTGAAATTTCCGGAATGGTTCAAGTTTGGAGCCGCCTCTGCTGCTTACCAGGTCGAAGGTGCCTGGAATGTTAGTG ACAAAGGAGAAAACATATGGGACAGACTCCTTCACAAGAGGCCTGAAGTGGCCGTTGGTGGAGCCAACGGTGACGTGGCGTGTGACTCTTACCATCTATGGAGACGAGACATCGAGATGGCTGAGGAGTTAGGACTTGATGTTTATAG ATTCTCAATATCCTGGACTCGTCTTCTACCAAATGGTTTCGCGAACTATATCAGTGAGGACGGCAAGAGATACTACAACAACCTGATCGATGGTCTACTGGAGAAAGGCATCGAGCCTGTCGTCACTATCTACCACTTCGACTTGCCACAAATATTTCAAGATCTtg GTGGTTGGGCGAATCCTCTTATATCAGACTGGTTTGCAGACTACGCAAGAGTCGTATTTACCCTCTACGCAGACCGCGTGAAGACCTGGATAACTATCAACGAACCTTTCGCGACTTGTGACATGGGGTATGACCTACAACATGGACCTTATATCAGTGATAAGAAGATTGGAAAATATCTGTGTAATAAGTACTCGCTGATATCGCATGCGAAGGCTTATAGGATATATGATGAAGAATTCAGGCCCAAGTACAAAG GAAAGTTGTCATTGGCACAGATATTCATCTGGTATGACCCCGCTACACCAGAAGATGCAGAACTTACTGATCTCATGCTTGAATATTGG GAGGGTCGATATTCTTACCCAATATTTTCCAAAGAAGGAGGCTGGCCTCCAAACATCGAGAAGTACTTAGCAGACAAGGCGAAGAAGGAAGGCTATCCATATCCAAGACTACCCCCGTTCACTGCTGAAGAAATAGAACTTGTAAGAG gAACCCACGATTACTACGCACTCAACCACTATTCAAGTCGTCTGATAAGAAAAGCGAGACCTGGTGAAAAAATTGGAGTCTACCCTTACTTCGGCGCAGAAGAATTGGGAGTACAAATAGAAAATGATCCTAGTTTTGAAATAGCCGGTCTTGACTG TTAA
- the LOC142982691 gene encoding myrosinase 1-like, giving the protein MNYVSVVVSGILISGCWCSVSNEVKFPTWFKFGAATSAYQIEGGWNASDKGVSIWDTNVHIRPDTMVNAATGDVACDSYHLWRRDIEMAEELGLDVYRFSISWTRLLPNGFANYISEDGKRYYNNLIDGLLEKGIEPVVTLYHADLPQILQDLGGWANPLIADWFSDYARIAFTLFGDRVKTWLTLNEAFIICDCGYEKCQTPLINDTLVGKRLCNKNTLIAHAKAWRMYDEEFKPKYNGKVSITSLFLWFEPATPEDKEVTDLLIDYWESRYTYPIYSKEGGWPPVLEKFLADKGKHDDSASILPFTAEEIQFIRGTYDFYALNHYTTRMIRKAQPGEKIGPWPLYGSELLGVQFLSDPTWEHAGADWFAIYPEGLRKQLHWLNQTYGVNEIMITENGYLDLDKHLDDWARLKYLKDHMEQVQLAISDGLNVTGYISWALMDNLEWFGGYSASFGLYSVDFSDPNRTRTPRQSARYYSRVTRTRSLHHTLDGLNYLK; this is encoded by the exons ATGAATTATGTGAGTGTGGTTGTCTCAGG AATCCTTATCAGCGGATGTTGGTGTTCAGTTTCAAATGAAGTAAAGTTTCCAACATGGTTCAAGTTTGGAGCAGCGACCTCTGCTTACCAGATAGAAGGAGGCTGGAATGCAAGTG ACAAAGGAGTAAGCATCTGGGACACTAACGTACACATAAGACCTGACACTATGGTGAACGCAGCTACAGGTGACGTGGCGTGTGACTCCTACCATCTGTGGAGACGAGACATCGAGATGGCTGAGGAGTTAGGACTTGATGTTTACCG ATTCTCAATATCGTGGACTCGTCTTTTGCCGAATGGTTTCGCGAACTACATCAGTGAGGACGGCAAGAGATACTACAACAACCTGATCGATGGTCTACTGGAGAAAGGCATCGAGCCTGTCGTTACTTTATACCATGCTGATTTACCACAAATATTGCAAGATCTAG GTGGCTGGGCCAACCCTCTCATAGCCGACTGGTTCTCAGACTACGCGAGAATAGCGTTCACTCTCTTCGGCGACCGCGTGAAGACCTGGCTGACTCTCAACGAGGCTTTCATCATCTGTGACTGTGGCTATGAGAAATGTCAAACTCCTTTGATAAATGATACGCTGGTTGGCAAACGGTTGTGCAATAAGAATACTTTGATAGCCCATGCGAAGGCCTGGAGGATGTATGATGAGGAGTTCAAGCCTAAGTATAATG GAAAAGTGTCAATAACCAGTTTGTTCCTCTGGTTTGAACCTGCTACCCCTGAAGACAAAGAAGTGACAGACCTCCTTATCGATTACTGG GAAAGTCGATATACTTACCCTATATACTCCAAAGAAGGTGGTTGGCCACCAGTACTTGAGAAGTTTCTGGCAGACAAAGGCAAACATGATGATAGCGCGAGTATACTTCCGTTTACTGCCGAAGAAATTCAATTTATAAGAG GTACTTACGACTTCTACGCTCTGAACCACTACACAACACGTATGATTCGCAAGGCGCAACCTGGTGAAAAGATCGGACCATGGCCGTTGTATGGCTCGGAGTTGTTAGGAGTACAGTTCCTCAGCGATCCTACTTGGGAACATGCTGGCGCTGACTGGTTTGCG ATATACCCCGAAGGTCTTCGGAAGCAGCTGCACTGGTTGAACCAGACGTATGGAGTAAACGAAATCATGATCACTGAGAACGGCTATCTGGATCTGGACAAACATTTAGATGATTGGGCAAGATTGAAATACCTTAAAGACCATATGGAACAG GTTCAACTGGCTATATCAGACGGTCTGAACGTGACAGGCTACATCTCATGGGCACTTATGGACAACTTGGAGTGGTTTGGTGGGTACAG TGCAAGCTTCGGTCTATACTCCGTGGACTTCTCAGATCCCAACCGCACACGCACTCCGAGGCAGTCAGCGCGCTATTACTCGCGAGTGACTCGCACGAGATCCTTACATCACACACTCGATggacttaattatttaaaataa
- the LOC142982784 gene encoding lactase/phlorizin hydrolase-like, translating to MCKLIVLAALICSSSAAEYKFPSGFMFGAASAAYQVEGAWNVSDKGESIWDRLLHTHPELVADGSNGDVACDSYHLWQRDIEMLEEMGMNMYRFSISWPRLLPTGFPNIISEDGKRYYNDLIDGLLAKGIEPVVTLYHFDLPQPLQDLGGWANPLISDWFADYADVVFSLYANRVKIWLTLNEPIGICESGYEEMAAPYIDDPAVGRYLCNKNTLIAHAKAYRVYDEVYRPMFNGKVSIVTLFLWFEPETPEDIEVTELAIQHWEGRYAHPIFSKEGGWPKKLEAVLLQNSIEEGFSHPRLPPFTPEEIILVRGTYDFYSLNHYTTRLVRKVTPRQAAKAWPFYGSTEIGMDFVSDPAWKNSILDWFQIYPEGLRKQLHWLKTTYDVKEIMIMENGLVTVDPGLYDVDRLEYTRDYLEQIAIAINEGIPITGYTAWTLMDNFEWLAGYSVKFGLYAVDFNDPNRTRTPRESARFYGSVAKSRMLNTTVTNNISFIVFEAKEIVYGQLAINKMDCVRLAVFSILISGSWCSVTNDLKFPEWFKFGAATAAYQVEGGWNASDKGESIWDRLLHQPDFSGRDSGDVACDSYHLWRRDIEMAVELGLDVYRFSISWTRLLPNGFANKISEDGKRYYNNLIDGLLEKGIEPVVTIYHFDLPQILQDLGGWTNPLISDWFADYARVVFTLFGDRVKTWLTLNEPFGFCESGYNKQQAPYIDDVTVAKYLCNKYTLMSHAKAWRIYDEEFRPKYHGKVSIASLFIWYEPFTPEDKEVTDLTIAYWEGRYGYPIFSKEGGWPPTVEKFLADKSKREGYPRSRLPPFTPEEIELVRGTHDFYGLNHYTSRLIRKARPGEKIGTWPLYGSDEINIQMESDPSWETTALDWFTLYPEGLRKQLHWLNQTYGVKEVMITENGYVDFSKRLDDWGRLKCIRNYLEQVQLAISDGLNVTGYIAWTLMDNLEWLGGYSVNFGLYQVDFADDNRTRTPRESARYYSRVTRTRSLHHAHEGLNYV from the exons TGCACTGATATGCAGTTCTTCAGCTGCTGAATACAAGTTCCCGTCAGGGTTCATGTTTGGAGCAGCGTCGGCGGCGTACCAAGTGGAGGGTGCTTGGAATGTCAGTG ACAAAGGTGAAAGCATCTGGGACCGTCTCCTGCACACACATCCAGAACTGGTGGCTGATGGAAGTAACGGTGACGTGGCTTGTGATTCCTACCATCTGTGGCAGAGAGACATCGAGATGTTGGAAGAGATGGGAATGAATATGTACAG GTTCTCAATATCCTGGCCGCGTCTACTCCCGACTGGTTTCCCCAACATAATCAGTGAGGACGGCAAGAGATACTACAACGACCTGATCGATGGTCTACTGGCAAAAGGCATCGAGCCTGTTGTCACTTTATACCACTTTGATTTGCCGCAGCCTCTTCAAGACCTTG GAGGCTGGGCGAACCCTCTCATCTCGGACTGGTTTGCCGACTACGCTGACGTGGTTTTCTCCCTCTACGCTAACAGAGTGAAGATCTGGTTGACCCTCAACGAGCCCATAGGCATCTGCGAGTCAGGCTACGAAGAGATGGCAGCACCGTACATTGACGATCCGGCCGTGGGCAGATATTTGTGTAATAAGAACACTCTGATCGCTCATGCGAAGGCTTATAGGGTTTATGATGAAGTTTACAGACCTATGTTTAATG GTAAAGTGTCGATCGTGACGCTGTTCTTGTGGTTTGAACCGGAGACACCTGAAGACATAGAGGTCACTGAACTCGCCATACAACATTGG GAGGGGCGCTATGCTCACCCAATATTCTCCAAAGAAGGTGGTTGGCCCAAGAAACTGGAGGCGGTACTGCTGCAGAACAGCATAGAGGAAGGCTTCTCACATCCCAGACTGCCGCCATTTACTCCAGAAGAAATTATCCTAGTTAGAG GAACCTACGACTTCTACTCTCTGAACCACTACACCACAAGATTGGTTCGTAAAGTCACTCCTCGCCAGGCTGCCAAAGCGTGGCCTTTCTACGGCTCTACAGAAATTGGCATGGACTTTGTCAGTGACCCCGCGTGGAAGAATTCTATTCTTGACTGGTTTCAG ATATACCCTGAAGGTCTTCGGAAGCAGCTGCACTGGTTGAAGACCACGTATGACGTGAAGGAGATCATGATCATGGAGAATGGTCTCGTGACCGTAGACCCTGGTCTCTATGATGTGGACCGCTTGGAGTATACCAGGGATTATTTAGAACAA atcgCTATAGCTATAAACGAGGGTATACCTATAACAGGGTACACTGCGTGGACGCTGATGGACAACTTTGAGTGGCTGGCCGGCTATAG TGTAAAATTCGGCTTATACGCAGTAGACTTCAATgatccaaatcggaccagaactCCGCGGGAATCAGCGCGGTTCTACGGAAGCGTAGCGAAGAGTCGGATGTTAAACACTACtgttactaataatataagctttatt GTGTTCGAAGCCAAGGAGATCGTTTACGGCCAACTCGCCA TTAACAAAATGGATTGCGTGCGGCTGGCTGTATTTAG TATACTCATCAGTGGATCATGGTGTTCAGTGACAAACGACTTGAAGTTCCCGGAATGGTTCAAGTTCGGAGCCGCCACTGCTGCTTATCAGGTCGAAGGCGGCTGGAATGCTAGTG aCAAAGGGGAAAGCATCTGGGACAGACTACTCCACCAACCCGATTTCTCAGGGCGAGATAGCGGTGACGTGGCGTGTGACTCCTACCATCTGTGGAGACGAGACATTGAGATGGCTGTTGAGCTAGGACTTGATGTCTACCG ATTCTCAATATCCTGGACTCGTCTTCTACCAAACGGTTTCGCGAACAAGATAAGTGAAGACGGCAAGAGATACTACAACAACCTGATCGATGGTCTACTGGAGAAAGGCATCGAGCCTGTCGTCACTATCTACCACTTCGACTTACCACAAATATTGCAAGATCTCG GTGGTTGGACAAATCCCCTCATATCTGACTGGTTCGCTGACTACGCAAGGGTTGTGTTTACCCTCTTCGGAGACCGCGTGAAGACCTGGCTGACGCTCAACGAGCCGTTTGGTTTCTGCGAGTCAGGATACAACAAACAACAGGCTCCTTACATAGATGACGTGACGGTTGCCAAGTATTTGTGTAATAAGTACACGCTGATGTCCCATGCAAAAGCCTGGAGGATCTATGATGAGGAGTTCCGACCTAAGTATCATG GAAAGGTGTCCATAGCCTCGTTGTTCATTTGGTATGAACCCTTTACTCCGGAAGATAAGGAAGTTACAGACCTCACCATTGCATATTGG GAAGGACGATACGGTTACCCAATATTCTCCAAAGAAGGTGGTTGGCCACCAACTGTGGAGAAGTTCTTAGCTGATAAGTCAAAACGGGAAGGTTATCCGAGGTCAAGACTCCCGCCGTTCACTCCTGAAGAGATTGAACTTGTTAGAG GAACACACGACTTCTACGGCCTGAACCACTACACATCTAGACTGATACGTAAAGCACGACCTGGTGAGAAGATCGGCACCTGGCCGCTGTACGGCTCTGATGAAATCAACATACAAATGGAGAGTGATCCGAGCTGGGAGACTACCGCCCTAGACTGGTTTACG TTGTACCCCGAAGGTCTTCGAAAGCAGCTACACTGGTTGAATCAGACGTATGGAGTGAAAGAGGTGATGATCACAGAGAACGGTTACGTAGATTTTAGCAAGCGGCTGGATGACTGGGGTCGATTGAAGTGCATCAGGAATTATTTGGAGCAG GTACAACTGGCAATATCAGATGGTCTGAACGTGACAGGCTACATCGCGTGGACTCTGATGGACAACCTGGAGTGGCTCGGAGGATACAGCGTCAACTTCGGTCTGTATCAAGTGGACTTCGCGGATGATAACCGCACTCGCACGCCGCGCGAGTCTGCTCGCTACTACTCGCGGGTCACGCGCACCAGGTCCTTGCATCATGCGCATGAAGGACTCAACTATGTGTag
- the LOC142982785 gene encoding myrosinase 1-like produces the protein MITENGYVDSAYHLDDWARLNHLKGILGQVQLAISDGLNVTGYIAWTLMDNLEWLGGYSVNFGLYQVDFADENRTRTPRESARYYSRVTRTRSLHHDHEGLNYV, from the exons ATGATCACTGAGAACGGCTACGTGGACTCAGCATATCATCTTGATGACTGGGCAAGGTTGAATCACCTCAAAGGGATCTTGGGACAA GTACAACTGGCAATATCAGACGGTCTGAACGTGACAGGCTACATCGCGTGGACTCTGATGGACAACCTGGAGTGGCTCGGAGGATACAGCGTCAACTTCGGCCTGTATCAAGTGGACTTCGCGGATGAGAACCGCACTCGCACGCCGCGCGAGTCTGCTCGCTACTACTCGCGAGTCACGCGCACCAGGTCCTTGCATCACGACCATGAAGGACTTAACTATGtgtag